From the Cryptomeria japonica chromosome 2, Sugi_1.0, whole genome shotgun sequence genome, one window contains:
- the LOC131070749 gene encoding glutamate--tRNA ligase, cytoplasmic isoform X2 produces MEMSLAHAQDIPPFSIIATAALVGVPLKTDPNLPSGSPPALSFSTGEELHGTGVVLRYLGRIATLPDFYNRDALSTAQIDEWLEYAPIFSSGADFEKACTYVDNYLSLRTFLVGYNLSVADIAIWSGLAGAGQRWEGIRKSKKYQNLVRWFNSILSEYPILSEVVDKYVGRRGIGKPKPVNLKESELNGIKNESNEKAKEEGSFDIDLPDAEMGKVCTRFPPEPSGYLHIGHAKAAFLNQYFAQRYKGRLIIRFDDTNPAKESSEFVENILSDLDTLGIKGEGPTYTSDYFPQLVEMAEKLISEGKAYVDDTPREQMQKERMDGIESINRNNSVEQNMCLWKEMIAATERGMQCCLRGKLDMQAVNKTLRDPVYYRCNPIPHHRVGSKYKIYPTYDFACPYVDSIEGVTHALRSSEYHDRNEQYYRVLEDMGLRKVHVWDFSRLNFVYTLLSKRKLQWFVDNGKVEGWDDPRFPTVQGTLRRGLTVEALKQFILSQGASKNLNLMEWDKLWTINKKIIDPVCPRHTALFENRVLLCLTNGPEEAFVRILPRHKKYEGAGNKATTYTKRIWLDGADAALFSEGEEVTLMDWGNAIIKNVEKDTNGVVVRLHGMLHLEGSVKTTKLKLTWLPEISELVNLSLVEVDHLITKKKLEETDNFLEVLNPCTRWETAAVGDANMRNLKKGEILQLERKGYFRCDVPYLRQSKPVVLIAIPDGRQQSVMKRP; encoded by the exons ATGGAAATGAGTTTGGCACACGCACAAGATATTCCACCCTTCTCAATAATCGCCACAGCAGCACTTGTAGGTGTTCCATTGAAGACTGATCCCAATCTTCCTTCAGGATCACCTCCTGCACTCTCATTTTCCACTGG AGAGGAACTGCATGGAACTGGTGTAGTGTTGAGATACCTTGGTCGCATTGCAACTCTTCCTGATTTTTACAACCGTGATGCACTTTCAACTGCTCAG ATTGATGAATGGCTGGAATATGCACCCATCTTTTCCTCTGGAGCTGACTTTGAAAAAGCATGTACTTATGTGGATAACTATCTCTCGCTGCGGACGTTCCTGGTTGGATATAATCTATCTGTAGCTGATATAGCAATTTGGTCTGGTCTTGCAG GGGCTGGGCAAAGATGGGAAGGTATCCGCAaatcaaagaaatatcaaaatcTGGTTAGATGGTTCAATTCAATACTGTCAGAGTATCCAATACTCAGTGAAGTAGTTGATAAATATGTTGGCAGAAGAGGAATTGGCAAGCCAAAGCCAGTAAATCTGAAAGAAAGTGAGCTTAATGGTATAAAAAATGAAAGCAATGAGAAAGCAAAGGAGGAAGGTTCTTTTGACATTGATTTACCGGATGCAGAAATGGGAAAAGTTTGTACTCGGTTTCCTCCTGAGCCCAGTGGATATCTTCATATTGGACATGCAAAAGCTGCTTTTTTAAACCAATACTTTGCTCAGAGGTATAAAGGGCGCTTGATTATACGCTTTGATGACACAAACCCCGCTAAAGAAAGCAGTGAGTTTGTAGAGAACATATTGAGTGATCTTGATACACTAGGCATTAAAGGAGAAGGACCTACATATACTTCAGATTATTTCCCTCAGTTAGTAGAGATGGCTGAGAAATTGATATCTGAGGGAAAGGCCTATGTGGATGATACACCTCGAGAGCAGATGCAGAAAGAGAGAATGGATGGAATTGAGTCCATCAATAGGAATAACTCTGTGGAGCAAAATATGTGTCTGTGGAAAGAAATGATTGCTGCTACTGAGAGGGGCATGCAGTGCTGTCTTAGAGGTAAACTGGATATGCAAGCTGTTAACAAGACATTGCGGGATCCTGTTTATTATAGATGCAATCCTATTCCTCATCATCGTGTGGGATCCAAATACAAGATATATCCAACATATGATTTTGCATGTCCATATGTAGATAGCATTGAGGGTGTGACACATGCTCTCCGCTCAAGTGAATACCATGATCGTAATGAACAATATTACAGGGTCTTAGAAGACATGGGTTTGCGGAAAGTACATGTGTGGGATTTTAGTCGTTTGAATTTTGTTTACACTCTCCTGAGCAAGCGAAAACTACAGTGGTTTGTAGATAATGGAAAAGTGGAGGGTTGGGATGATCCTCGTTTCCCAACAGTGCAAGGAACATTGCGGAGAGGGTTGACAGTAGAGGCTTTAAAGCAATTCATTCTGTCCCAA GGAGCATCAAAAAATCTTAATCTAATGGAGTGGGACAAACTTTGGACAATCAATAAAAAAATCATTGATCCCGTGTGTCCTAGACACACTGCTCTTTTTGAAAATCGTGTTCTTCTATGCTTAACAAATGGGCCTGAAGAAGCTTTTGTTAGAATTCTGCCTAGGCATAAAAAGTATGAAGGTGCTGGAAACAAAGCAACTACATACACAAAACGAATTTGGTTGGATGGTGCTGATGCTGCTCTTTTCTCAGAAGGTGAAGAAGTAACACTGATGGATTGGGGCAATGCCATCATAAAAAATGTGGAGAAGGACACGAATGGTGTTGTTGTACGTCTTCATGGCATGCTGCATCTTGAAGGCTCAGTCAAAACAACAAAGTTAAAGCTGACATGGCTACCAGAGATATCTGAGCTTGTCAACTTGTCACTTGTTGAAGTTGATCATTTGATTACTAAAAAGAAG CTTGAGGAAACAGACAATTTTCTTGAAGTACTTAATCCATGTACAAGATGGGAAACTGCGGCCGTAGGTGACGCAAATATGCGAAACCTAAAAAAAGGTGAGATTTTACAGTTAGAAAGGAAAGGCTACTTTCGATGTGATGTGCCATATTTGAGACAATCAAAGCCTGTAGTTCTGATTGCAATACCTGATGGTAGACAGCAGTCTGTCATGAAAAGACCATGA
- the LOC131070749 gene encoding glutamate--tRNA ligase, cytoplasmic isoform X1 has protein sequence MGVQMEMSLAHAQDIPPFSIIATAALVGVPLKTDPNLPSGSPPALSFSTGEELHGTGVVLRYLGRIATLPDFYNRDALSTAQIDEWLEYAPIFSSGADFEKACTYVDNYLSLRTFLVGYNLSVADIAIWSGLAGAGQRWEGIRKSKKYQNLVRWFNSILSEYPILSEVVDKYVGRRGIGKPKPVNLKESELNGIKNESNEKAKEEGSFDIDLPDAEMGKVCTRFPPEPSGYLHIGHAKAAFLNQYFAQRYKGRLIIRFDDTNPAKESSEFVENILSDLDTLGIKGEGPTYTSDYFPQLVEMAEKLISEGKAYVDDTPREQMQKERMDGIESINRNNSVEQNMCLWKEMIAATERGMQCCLRGKLDMQAVNKTLRDPVYYRCNPIPHHRVGSKYKIYPTYDFACPYVDSIEGVTHALRSSEYHDRNEQYYRVLEDMGLRKVHVWDFSRLNFVYTLLSKRKLQWFVDNGKVEGWDDPRFPTVQGTLRRGLTVEALKQFILSQGASKNLNLMEWDKLWTINKKIIDPVCPRHTALFENRVLLCLTNGPEEAFVRILPRHKKYEGAGNKATTYTKRIWLDGADAALFSEGEEVTLMDWGNAIIKNVEKDTNGVVVRLHGMLHLEGSVKTTKLKLTWLPEISELVNLSLVEVDHLITKKKLEETDNFLEVLNPCTRWETAAVGDANMRNLKKGEILQLERKGYFRCDVPYLRQSKPVVLIAIPDGRQQSVMKRP, from the exons ATGG GAGTGCAAATGGAAATGAGTTTGGCACACGCACAAGATATTCCACCCTTCTCAATAATCGCCACAGCAGCACTTGTAGGTGTTCCATTGAAGACTGATCCCAATCTTCCTTCAGGATCACCTCCTGCACTCTCATTTTCCACTGG AGAGGAACTGCATGGAACTGGTGTAGTGTTGAGATACCTTGGTCGCATTGCAACTCTTCCTGATTTTTACAACCGTGATGCACTTTCAACTGCTCAG ATTGATGAATGGCTGGAATATGCACCCATCTTTTCCTCTGGAGCTGACTTTGAAAAAGCATGTACTTATGTGGATAACTATCTCTCGCTGCGGACGTTCCTGGTTGGATATAATCTATCTGTAGCTGATATAGCAATTTGGTCTGGTCTTGCAG GGGCTGGGCAAAGATGGGAAGGTATCCGCAaatcaaagaaatatcaaaatcTGGTTAGATGGTTCAATTCAATACTGTCAGAGTATCCAATACTCAGTGAAGTAGTTGATAAATATGTTGGCAGAAGAGGAATTGGCAAGCCAAAGCCAGTAAATCTGAAAGAAAGTGAGCTTAATGGTATAAAAAATGAAAGCAATGAGAAAGCAAAGGAGGAAGGTTCTTTTGACATTGATTTACCGGATGCAGAAATGGGAAAAGTTTGTACTCGGTTTCCTCCTGAGCCCAGTGGATATCTTCATATTGGACATGCAAAAGCTGCTTTTTTAAACCAATACTTTGCTCAGAGGTATAAAGGGCGCTTGATTATACGCTTTGATGACACAAACCCCGCTAAAGAAAGCAGTGAGTTTGTAGAGAACATATTGAGTGATCTTGATACACTAGGCATTAAAGGAGAAGGACCTACATATACTTCAGATTATTTCCCTCAGTTAGTAGAGATGGCTGAGAAATTGATATCTGAGGGAAAGGCCTATGTGGATGATACACCTCGAGAGCAGATGCAGAAAGAGAGAATGGATGGAATTGAGTCCATCAATAGGAATAACTCTGTGGAGCAAAATATGTGTCTGTGGAAAGAAATGATTGCTGCTACTGAGAGGGGCATGCAGTGCTGTCTTAGAGGTAAACTGGATATGCAAGCTGTTAACAAGACATTGCGGGATCCTGTTTATTATAGATGCAATCCTATTCCTCATCATCGTGTGGGATCCAAATACAAGATATATCCAACATATGATTTTGCATGTCCATATGTAGATAGCATTGAGGGTGTGACACATGCTCTCCGCTCAAGTGAATACCATGATCGTAATGAACAATATTACAGGGTCTTAGAAGACATGGGTTTGCGGAAAGTACATGTGTGGGATTTTAGTCGTTTGAATTTTGTTTACACTCTCCTGAGCAAGCGAAAACTACAGTGGTTTGTAGATAATGGAAAAGTGGAGGGTTGGGATGATCCTCGTTTCCCAACAGTGCAAGGAACATTGCGGAGAGGGTTGACAGTAGAGGCTTTAAAGCAATTCATTCTGTCCCAA GGAGCATCAAAAAATCTTAATCTAATGGAGTGGGACAAACTTTGGACAATCAATAAAAAAATCATTGATCCCGTGTGTCCTAGACACACTGCTCTTTTTGAAAATCGTGTTCTTCTATGCTTAACAAATGGGCCTGAAGAAGCTTTTGTTAGAATTCTGCCTAGGCATAAAAAGTATGAAGGTGCTGGAAACAAAGCAACTACATACACAAAACGAATTTGGTTGGATGGTGCTGATGCTGCTCTTTTCTCAGAAGGTGAAGAAGTAACACTGATGGATTGGGGCAATGCCATCATAAAAAATGTGGAGAAGGACACGAATGGTGTTGTTGTACGTCTTCATGGCATGCTGCATCTTGAAGGCTCAGTCAAAACAACAAAGTTAAAGCTGACATGGCTACCAGAGATATCTGAGCTTGTCAACTTGTCACTTGTTGAAGTTGATCATTTGATTACTAAAAAGAAG CTTGAGGAAACAGACAATTTTCTTGAAGTACTTAATCCATGTACAAGATGGGAAACTGCGGCCGTAGGTGACGCAAATATGCGAAACCTAAAAAAAGGTGAGATTTTACAGTTAGAAAGGAAAGGCTACTTTCGATGTGATGTGCCATATTTGAGACAATCAAAGCCTGTAGTTCTGATTGCAATACCTGATGGTAGACAGCAGTCTGTCATGAAAAGACCATGA